The proteins below are encoded in one region of Salvelinus alpinus chromosome 27, SLU_Salpinus.1, whole genome shotgun sequence:
- the LOC139556258 gene encoding tumor protein D53 homolog isoform X12, translated as METRQQERGQGHIRTGLLDPEPVTEVDEEMVSDVDLNNTMTDEEREEILSELTKLEEEISTLRQVLASKEKHHSELKAKLGITPLSEFKQNFNKSWYDMQTSTAYKKTSETLSTAGQKTSAAFTTLGTAISRKFGDMRSNSLGYSIRHSMSMPAMRNSPSFKSFEEKVECTVSNIKLN; from the exons GTCTGTTAGACCCAGAGCCTGTAACAGAAGTAGATGAAGAGATGGTGTCAGATGTGGACCTCAACAACACTATGActgatgaagagagggaggaaatatTGAGTGAACTCACAAAG TTAGAGGAAGAAATCTCCACCCTGAGGCAAGTGTTGGCCTCCAAAGAGAAACACCACTCAGAGCTCAAAGCCAAACTGGGTATAACACCACTCAGTGAGTTCAAACAGAACTTCAACAAGAGCTGGTATGACATGCAGACTTCCACTGC GTACAAAAAGACATCGGAGACGTTGAGCACGGCAGGTCAGAAAACGTCAGCAGCGTTCACCACACTGGGAACAGCCATCAGCAGGAAGTTTGGGGATATGAG ATCAAATTCACTTGG CTACTCTATCCGCCACTCAATGAGCATGCCCGCTATGAG GAACTCGCCCAGTTTCAAGTCCTTCGAGGAGAAGGTTGAATGCACCGTTTCCAACATAAAG CTCAACTAA
- the LOC139556258 gene encoding tumor protein D53-like isoform X7 → METRQQGLLDPEPVTEVDEEMVSDVDLNNTMTDEEREEILSELTKLEEEISTLRQVLASKEKHHSELKAKLGITPLSEFKQNFNKSWYDMQTSTAYKKTSETLSTAGQKTSAAFTTLGTAISRKFGDMSYSIRHSMSMPAMRNSPSFKSFEEKVECTVSNIKTKVGSQGGGGSFEEVLSSAAHASAQETPSNNMPESSDHERTC, encoded by the exons GTCTGTTAGACCCAGAGCCTGTAACAGAAGTAGATGAAGAGATGGTGTCAGATGTGGACCTCAACAACACTATGActgatgaagagagggaggaaatatTGAGTGAACTCACAAAG TTAGAGGAAGAAATCTCCACCCTGAGGCAAGTGTTGGCCTCCAAAGAGAAACACCACTCAGAGCTCAAAGCCAAACTGGGTATAACACCACTCAGTGAGTTCAAACAGAACTTCAACAAGAGCTGGTATGACATGCAGACTTCCACTGC GTACAAAAAGACATCGGAGACGTTGAGCACGGCAGGTCAGAAAACGTCAGCAGCGTTCACCACACTGGGAACAGCCATCAGCAGGAAGTTTGGGGATATGAG CTACTCTATCCGCCACTCAATGAGCATGCCCGCTATGAG GAACTCGCCCAGTTTCAAGTCCTTCGAGGAGAAGGTTGAATGCACCGTTTCCAACATAAAG ACCAAGGTGGGAAGCCAAGGGGGTGGAGGGAGTTTTGAGGAGGTGTTGTCTTCAGCCGCCCACGCCAGTGCCCAAGAAACCCCCAGCAACAACATGCCCGAGAGCAGTGATCATGAGAGGACCTGCTAG
- the LOC139556258 gene encoding tumor protein D53 homolog isoform X8, producing the protein METRQQERGQGHIRTGLLDPEPVTEVDEEMVSDVDLNNTMTDEEREEILSELTKLEEEISTLRQVLASKEKHHSELKAKLGITPLSEFKQNFNKSWYDMQTSTAYKKTSETLSTAGQKTSAAFTTLGTAISRKFGDMRNSPSFKSFEEKVECTVSNIKQTKVGSQGGGGSFEEVLSSAAHASAQETPSNNMPESSDHERTC; encoded by the exons GTCTGTTAGACCCAGAGCCTGTAACAGAAGTAGATGAAGAGATGGTGTCAGATGTGGACCTCAACAACACTATGActgatgaagagagggaggaaatatTGAGTGAACTCACAAAG TTAGAGGAAGAAATCTCCACCCTGAGGCAAGTGTTGGCCTCCAAAGAGAAACACCACTCAGAGCTCAAAGCCAAACTGGGTATAACACCACTCAGTGAGTTCAAACAGAACTTCAACAAGAGCTGGTATGACATGCAGACTTCCACTGC GTACAAAAAGACATCGGAGACGTTGAGCACGGCAGGTCAGAAAACGTCAGCAGCGTTCACCACACTGGGAACAGCCATCAGCAGGAAGTTTGGGGATATGAG GAACTCGCCCAGTTTCAAGTCCTTCGAGGAGAAGGTTGAATGCACCGTTTCCAACATAAAG CAGACCAAGGTGGGAAGCCAAGGGGGTGGAGGGAGTTTTGAGGAGGTGTTGTCTTCAGCCGCCCACGCCAGTGCCCAAGAAACCCCCAGCAACAACATGCCCGAGAGCAGTGATCATGAGAGGACCTGCTAG
- the LOC139556258 gene encoding tumor protein D53 homolog isoform X2: METRQQERGQGHIRTGLLDPEPVTEVDEEMVSDVDLNNTMTDEEREEILSELTKLEEEISTLRQVLASKEKHHSELKAKLGITPLSEFKQNFNKSWYDMQTSTAYKKTSETLSTAGQKTSAAFTTLGTAISRKFGDMRSNSLGYSIRHSMSMPAMRNSPSFKSFEEKVECTVSNIKTKVGSQGGGGSFEEVLSSAAHASAQETPSNNMPESSDHERTC; encoded by the exons GTCTGTTAGACCCAGAGCCTGTAACAGAAGTAGATGAAGAGATGGTGTCAGATGTGGACCTCAACAACACTATGActgatgaagagagggaggaaatatTGAGTGAACTCACAAAG TTAGAGGAAGAAATCTCCACCCTGAGGCAAGTGTTGGCCTCCAAAGAGAAACACCACTCAGAGCTCAAAGCCAAACTGGGTATAACACCACTCAGTGAGTTCAAACAGAACTTCAACAAGAGCTGGTATGACATGCAGACTTCCACTGC GTACAAAAAGACATCGGAGACGTTGAGCACGGCAGGTCAGAAAACGTCAGCAGCGTTCACCACACTGGGAACAGCCATCAGCAGGAAGTTTGGGGATATGAG ATCAAATTCACTTGG CTACTCTATCCGCCACTCAATGAGCATGCCCGCTATGAG GAACTCGCCCAGTTTCAAGTCCTTCGAGGAGAAGGTTGAATGCACCGTTTCCAACATAAAG ACCAAGGTGGGAAGCCAAGGGGGTGGAGGGAGTTTTGAGGAGGTGTTGTCTTCAGCCGCCCACGCCAGTGCCCAAGAAACCCCCAGCAACAACATGCCCGAGAGCAGTGATCATGAGAGGACCTGCTAG
- the LOC139556258 gene encoding tumor protein D53-like isoform X4 — METRQQERGQGHIRTGLLDPEPVTEVDEEMVSDVDLNNTMTDEEREEILSELTKLEEEISTLRQVLASKEKHHSELKAKLGITPLSEFKQNFNKSWYDMQTSTAYKKTSETLSTAGQKTSAAFTTLGTAISRKFGDMSYSIRHSMSMPAMRNSPSFKSFEEKVECTVSNIKTKVGSQGGGGSFEEVLSSAAHASAQETPSNNMPESSDHERTC; from the exons GTCTGTTAGACCCAGAGCCTGTAACAGAAGTAGATGAAGAGATGGTGTCAGATGTGGACCTCAACAACACTATGActgatgaagagagggaggaaatatTGAGTGAACTCACAAAG TTAGAGGAAGAAATCTCCACCCTGAGGCAAGTGTTGGCCTCCAAAGAGAAACACCACTCAGAGCTCAAAGCCAAACTGGGTATAACACCACTCAGTGAGTTCAAACAGAACTTCAACAAGAGCTGGTATGACATGCAGACTTCCACTGC GTACAAAAAGACATCGGAGACGTTGAGCACGGCAGGTCAGAAAACGTCAGCAGCGTTCACCACACTGGGAACAGCCATCAGCAGGAAGTTTGGGGATATGAG CTACTCTATCCGCCACTCAATGAGCATGCCCGCTATGAG GAACTCGCCCAGTTTCAAGTCCTTCGAGGAGAAGGTTGAATGCACCGTTTCCAACATAAAG ACCAAGGTGGGAAGCCAAGGGGGTGGAGGGAGTTTTGAGGAGGTGTTGTCTTCAGCCGCCCACGCCAGTGCCCAAGAAACCCCCAGCAACAACATGCCCGAGAGCAGTGATCATGAGAGGACCTGCTAG
- the LOC139556258 gene encoding tumor protein D53-like isoform X6, translated as METRQQGLLDPEPVTEVDEEMVSDVDLNNTMTDEEREEILSELTKLEEEISTLRQVLASKEKHHSELKAKLGITPLSEFKQNFNKSWYDMQTSTAYKKTSETLSTAGQKTSAAFTTLGTAISRKFGDMSYSIRHSMSMPAMRNSPSFKSFEEKVECTVSNIKQTKVGSQGGGGSFEEVLSSAAHASAQETPSNNMPESSDHERTC; from the exons GTCTGTTAGACCCAGAGCCTGTAACAGAAGTAGATGAAGAGATGGTGTCAGATGTGGACCTCAACAACACTATGActgatgaagagagggaggaaatatTGAGTGAACTCACAAAG TTAGAGGAAGAAATCTCCACCCTGAGGCAAGTGTTGGCCTCCAAAGAGAAACACCACTCAGAGCTCAAAGCCAAACTGGGTATAACACCACTCAGTGAGTTCAAACAGAACTTCAACAAGAGCTGGTATGACATGCAGACTTCCACTGC GTACAAAAAGACATCGGAGACGTTGAGCACGGCAGGTCAGAAAACGTCAGCAGCGTTCACCACACTGGGAACAGCCATCAGCAGGAAGTTTGGGGATATGAG CTACTCTATCCGCCACTCAATGAGCATGCCCGCTATGAG GAACTCGCCCAGTTTCAAGTCCTTCGAGGAGAAGGTTGAATGCACCGTTTCCAACATAAAG CAGACCAAGGTGGGAAGCCAAGGGGGTGGAGGGAGTTTTGAGGAGGTGTTGTCTTCAGCCGCCCACGCCAGTGCCCAAGAAACCCCCAGCAACAACATGCCCGAGAGCAGTGATCATGAGAGGACCTGCTAG
- the LOC139556258 gene encoding tumor protein D53-like isoform X14, with the protein METRQQGLLDPEPVTEVDEEMVSDVDLNNTMTDEEREEILSELTKLEEEISTLRQVLASKEKHHSELKAKLGITPLSEFKQNFNKSWYDMQTSTAYKKTSETLSTAGQKTSAAFTTLGTAISRKFGDMSYSIRHSMSMPAMRNSPSFKSFEEKVECTVSNIKLN; encoded by the exons GTCTGTTAGACCCAGAGCCTGTAACAGAAGTAGATGAAGAGATGGTGTCAGATGTGGACCTCAACAACACTATGActgatgaagagagggaggaaatatTGAGTGAACTCACAAAG TTAGAGGAAGAAATCTCCACCCTGAGGCAAGTGTTGGCCTCCAAAGAGAAACACCACTCAGAGCTCAAAGCCAAACTGGGTATAACACCACTCAGTGAGTTCAAACAGAACTTCAACAAGAGCTGGTATGACATGCAGACTTCCACTGC GTACAAAAAGACATCGGAGACGTTGAGCACGGCAGGTCAGAAAACGTCAGCAGCGTTCACCACACTGGGAACAGCCATCAGCAGGAAGTTTGGGGATATGAG CTACTCTATCCGCCACTCAATGAGCATGCCCGCTATGAG GAACTCGCCCAGTTTCAAGTCCTTCGAGGAGAAGGTTGAATGCACCGTTTCCAACATAAAG CTCAACTAA
- the LOC139556258 gene encoding tumor protein D53 homolog isoform X5, with amino-acid sequence METRQQGLLDPEPVTEVDEEMVSDVDLNNTMTDEEREEILSELTKLEEEISTLRQVLASKEKHHSELKAKLGITPLSEFKQNFNKSWYDMQTSTAYKKTSETLSTAGQKTSAAFTTLGTAISRKFGDMRSNSLGYSIRHSMSMPAMRNSPSFKSFEEKVECTVSNIKQTKVGSQGGGGSFEEVLSSAAHASAQETPSNNMPESSDHERTC; translated from the exons GTCTGTTAGACCCAGAGCCTGTAACAGAAGTAGATGAAGAGATGGTGTCAGATGTGGACCTCAACAACACTATGActgatgaagagagggaggaaatatTGAGTGAACTCACAAAG TTAGAGGAAGAAATCTCCACCCTGAGGCAAGTGTTGGCCTCCAAAGAGAAACACCACTCAGAGCTCAAAGCCAAACTGGGTATAACACCACTCAGTGAGTTCAAACAGAACTTCAACAAGAGCTGGTATGACATGCAGACTTCCACTGC GTACAAAAAGACATCGGAGACGTTGAGCACGGCAGGTCAGAAAACGTCAGCAGCGTTCACCACACTGGGAACAGCCATCAGCAGGAAGTTTGGGGATATGAG ATCAAATTCACTTGG CTACTCTATCCGCCACTCAATGAGCATGCCCGCTATGAG GAACTCGCCCAGTTTCAAGTCCTTCGAGGAGAAGGTTGAATGCACCGTTTCCAACATAAAG CAGACCAAGGTGGGAAGCCAAGGGGGTGGAGGGAGTTTTGAGGAGGTGTTGTCTTCAGCCGCCCACGCCAGTGCCCAAGAAACCCCCAGCAACAACATGCCCGAGAGCAGTGATCATGAGAGGACCTGCTAG
- the LOC139556258 gene encoding tumor protein D53 homolog isoform X11, whose translation METRQQGLLDPEPVTEVDEEMVSDVDLNNTMTDEEREEILSELTKLEEEISTLRQVLASKEKHHSELKAKLGITPLSEFKQNFNKSWYDMQTSTAYKKTSETLSTAGQKTSAAFTTLGTAISRKFGDMRNSPSFKSFEEKVECTVSNIKTKVGSQGGGGSFEEVLSSAAHASAQETPSNNMPESSDHERTC comes from the exons GTCTGTTAGACCCAGAGCCTGTAACAGAAGTAGATGAAGAGATGGTGTCAGATGTGGACCTCAACAACACTATGActgatgaagagagggaggaaatatTGAGTGAACTCACAAAG TTAGAGGAAGAAATCTCCACCCTGAGGCAAGTGTTGGCCTCCAAAGAGAAACACCACTCAGAGCTCAAAGCCAAACTGGGTATAACACCACTCAGTGAGTTCAAACAGAACTTCAACAAGAGCTGGTATGACATGCAGACTTCCACTGC GTACAAAAAGACATCGGAGACGTTGAGCACGGCAGGTCAGAAAACGTCAGCAGCGTTCACCACACTGGGAACAGCCATCAGCAGGAAGTTTGGGGATATGAG GAACTCGCCCAGTTTCAAGTCCTTCGAGGAGAAGGTTGAATGCACCGTTTCCAACATAAAG ACCAAGGTGGGAAGCCAAGGGGGTGGAGGGAGTTTTGAGGAGGTGTTGTCTTCAGCCGCCCACGCCAGTGCCCAAGAAACCCCCAGCAACAACATGCCCGAGAGCAGTGATCATGAGAGGACCTGCTAG
- the LOC139556258 gene encoding tumor protein D53-like isoform X13, with the protein METRQQERGQGHIRTGLLDPEPVTEVDEEMVSDVDLNNTMTDEEREEILSELTKLEEEISTLRQVLASKEKHHSELKAKLGITPLSEFKQNFNKSWYDMQTSTAYKKTSETLSTAGQKTSAAFTTLGTAISRKFGDMSYSIRHSMSMPAMRNSPSFKSFEEKVECTVSNIKLN; encoded by the exons GTCTGTTAGACCCAGAGCCTGTAACAGAAGTAGATGAAGAGATGGTGTCAGATGTGGACCTCAACAACACTATGActgatgaagagagggaggaaatatTGAGTGAACTCACAAAG TTAGAGGAAGAAATCTCCACCCTGAGGCAAGTGTTGGCCTCCAAAGAGAAACACCACTCAGAGCTCAAAGCCAAACTGGGTATAACACCACTCAGTGAGTTCAAACAGAACTTCAACAAGAGCTGGTATGACATGCAGACTTCCACTGC GTACAAAAAGACATCGGAGACGTTGAGCACGGCAGGTCAGAAAACGTCAGCAGCGTTCACCACACTGGGAACAGCCATCAGCAGGAAGTTTGGGGATATGAG CTACTCTATCCGCCACTCAATGAGCATGCCCGCTATGAG GAACTCGCCCAGTTTCAAGTCCTTCGAGGAGAAGGTTGAATGCACCGTTTCCAACATAAAG CTCAACTAA
- the LOC139556258 gene encoding tumor protein D53-like isoform X3, protein METRQQERGQGHIRTGLLDPEPVTEVDEEMVSDVDLNNTMTDEEREEILSELTKLEEEISTLRQVLASKEKHHSELKAKLGITPLSEFKQNFNKSWYDMQTSTAYKKTSETLSTAGQKTSAAFTTLGTAISRKFGDMSYSIRHSMSMPAMRNSPSFKSFEEKVECTVSNIKQTKVGSQGGGGSFEEVLSSAAHASAQETPSNNMPESSDHERTC, encoded by the exons GTCTGTTAGACCCAGAGCCTGTAACAGAAGTAGATGAAGAGATGGTGTCAGATGTGGACCTCAACAACACTATGActgatgaagagagggaggaaatatTGAGTGAACTCACAAAG TTAGAGGAAGAAATCTCCACCCTGAGGCAAGTGTTGGCCTCCAAAGAGAAACACCACTCAGAGCTCAAAGCCAAACTGGGTATAACACCACTCAGTGAGTTCAAACAGAACTTCAACAAGAGCTGGTATGACATGCAGACTTCCACTGC GTACAAAAAGACATCGGAGACGTTGAGCACGGCAGGTCAGAAAACGTCAGCAGCGTTCACCACACTGGGAACAGCCATCAGCAGGAAGTTTGGGGATATGAG CTACTCTATCCGCCACTCAATGAGCATGCCCGCTATGAG GAACTCGCCCAGTTTCAAGTCCTTCGAGGAGAAGGTTGAATGCACCGTTTCCAACATAAAG CAGACCAAGGTGGGAAGCCAAGGGGGTGGAGGGAGTTTTGAGGAGGTGTTGTCTTCAGCCGCCCACGCCAGTGCCCAAGAAACCCCCAGCAACAACATGCCCGAGAGCAGTGATCATGAGAGGACCTGCTAG
- the LOC139556258 gene encoding tumor protein D53 homolog isoform X1: protein METRQQERGQGHIRTGLLDPEPVTEVDEEMVSDVDLNNTMTDEEREEILSELTKLEEEISTLRQVLASKEKHHSELKAKLGITPLSEFKQNFNKSWYDMQTSTAYKKTSETLSTAGQKTSAAFTTLGTAISRKFGDMRSNSLGYSIRHSMSMPAMRNSPSFKSFEEKVECTVSNIKQTKVGSQGGGGSFEEVLSSAAHASAQETPSNNMPESSDHERTC from the exons GTCTGTTAGACCCAGAGCCTGTAACAGAAGTAGATGAAGAGATGGTGTCAGATGTGGACCTCAACAACACTATGActgatgaagagagggaggaaatatTGAGTGAACTCACAAAG TTAGAGGAAGAAATCTCCACCCTGAGGCAAGTGTTGGCCTCCAAAGAGAAACACCACTCAGAGCTCAAAGCCAAACTGGGTATAACACCACTCAGTGAGTTCAAACAGAACTTCAACAAGAGCTGGTATGACATGCAGACTTCCACTGC GTACAAAAAGACATCGGAGACGTTGAGCACGGCAGGTCAGAAAACGTCAGCAGCGTTCACCACACTGGGAACAGCCATCAGCAGGAAGTTTGGGGATATGAG ATCAAATTCACTTGG CTACTCTATCCGCCACTCAATGAGCATGCCCGCTATGAG GAACTCGCCCAGTTTCAAGTCCTTCGAGGAGAAGGTTGAATGCACCGTTTCCAACATAAAG CAGACCAAGGTGGGAAGCCAAGGGGGTGGAGGGAGTTTTGAGGAGGTGTTGTCTTCAGCCGCCCACGCCAGTGCCCAAGAAACCCCCAGCAACAACATGCCCGAGAGCAGTGATCATGAGAGGACCTGCTAG
- the LOC139556258 gene encoding tumor protein D53 homolog isoform X9, with amino-acid sequence METRQQERGQGHIRTGLLDPEPVTEVDEEMVSDVDLNNTMTDEEREEILSELTKLEEEISTLRQVLASKEKHHSELKAKLGITPLSEFKQNFNKSWYDMQTSTAYKKTSETLSTAGQKTSAAFTTLGTAISRKFGDMRNSPSFKSFEEKVECTVSNIKTKVGSQGGGGSFEEVLSSAAHASAQETPSNNMPESSDHERTC; translated from the exons GTCTGTTAGACCCAGAGCCTGTAACAGAAGTAGATGAAGAGATGGTGTCAGATGTGGACCTCAACAACACTATGActgatgaagagagggaggaaatatTGAGTGAACTCACAAAG TTAGAGGAAGAAATCTCCACCCTGAGGCAAGTGTTGGCCTCCAAAGAGAAACACCACTCAGAGCTCAAAGCCAAACTGGGTATAACACCACTCAGTGAGTTCAAACAGAACTTCAACAAGAGCTGGTATGACATGCAGACTTCCACTGC GTACAAAAAGACATCGGAGACGTTGAGCACGGCAGGTCAGAAAACGTCAGCAGCGTTCACCACACTGGGAACAGCCATCAGCAGGAAGTTTGGGGATATGAG GAACTCGCCCAGTTTCAAGTCCTTCGAGGAGAAGGTTGAATGCACCGTTTCCAACATAAAG ACCAAGGTGGGAAGCCAAGGGGGTGGAGGGAGTTTTGAGGAGGTGTTGTCTTCAGCCGCCCACGCCAGTGCCCAAGAAACCCCCAGCAACAACATGCCCGAGAGCAGTGATCATGAGAGGACCTGCTAG
- the LOC139556258 gene encoding tumor protein D53 homolog isoform X10, whose product METRQQGLLDPEPVTEVDEEMVSDVDLNNTMTDEEREEILSELTKLEEEISTLRQVLASKEKHHSELKAKLGITPLSEFKQNFNKSWYDMQTSTAYKKTSETLSTAGQKTSAAFTTLGTAISRKFGDMRNSPSFKSFEEKVECTVSNIKQTKVGSQGGGGSFEEVLSSAAHASAQETPSNNMPESSDHERTC is encoded by the exons GTCTGTTAGACCCAGAGCCTGTAACAGAAGTAGATGAAGAGATGGTGTCAGATGTGGACCTCAACAACACTATGActgatgaagagagggaggaaatatTGAGTGAACTCACAAAG TTAGAGGAAGAAATCTCCACCCTGAGGCAAGTGTTGGCCTCCAAAGAGAAACACCACTCAGAGCTCAAAGCCAAACTGGGTATAACACCACTCAGTGAGTTCAAACAGAACTTCAACAAGAGCTGGTATGACATGCAGACTTCCACTGC GTACAAAAAGACATCGGAGACGTTGAGCACGGCAGGTCAGAAAACGTCAGCAGCGTTCACCACACTGGGAACAGCCATCAGCAGGAAGTTTGGGGATATGAG GAACTCGCCCAGTTTCAAGTCCTTCGAGGAGAAGGTTGAATGCACCGTTTCCAACATAAAG CAGACCAAGGTGGGAAGCCAAGGGGGTGGAGGGAGTTTTGAGGAGGTGTTGTCTTCAGCCGCCCACGCCAGTGCCCAAGAAACCCCCAGCAACAACATGCCCGAGAGCAGTGATCATGAGAGGACCTGCTAG
- the LOC139556258 gene encoding tumor protein D53 homolog isoform X15 produces the protein METRQQERGQGHIRTGLLDPEPVTEVDEEMVSDVDLNNTMTDEEREEILSELTKLEEEISTLRQVLASKEKHHSELKAKLGITPLSEFKQNFNKSWYDMQTSTAYKKTSETLSTAGQKTSAAFTTLGTAISRKFGDMRNSPSFKSFEEKVECTVSNIKLN, from the exons GTCTGTTAGACCCAGAGCCTGTAACAGAAGTAGATGAAGAGATGGTGTCAGATGTGGACCTCAACAACACTATGActgatgaagagagggaggaaatatTGAGTGAACTCACAAAG TTAGAGGAAGAAATCTCCACCCTGAGGCAAGTGTTGGCCTCCAAAGAGAAACACCACTCAGAGCTCAAAGCCAAACTGGGTATAACACCACTCAGTGAGTTCAAACAGAACTTCAACAAGAGCTGGTATGACATGCAGACTTCCACTGC GTACAAAAAGACATCGGAGACGTTGAGCACGGCAGGTCAGAAAACGTCAGCAGCGTTCACCACACTGGGAACAGCCATCAGCAGGAAGTTTGGGGATATGAG GAACTCGCCCAGTTTCAAGTCCTTCGAGGAGAAGGTTGAATGCACCGTTTCCAACATAAAG CTCAACTAA